A portion of the Streptococcus urinalis 2285-97 genome contains these proteins:
- a CDS encoding TetR/AcrR family transcriptional regulator: MNHSKTEEKIILAFCNLLLIKKFKDISIKDIITEAGIARTTFYNYYDSKKEFTEEAVNFIFDEITYILNADLTFQSEVLLEMLTYLHHNKEITLVFINKIPNIKEIVREYIKTQILNSNIPNLDTQLTDAYGLPFNYSLNIYIETIESIIFSWINNNFKETPEQIVKFINHSVRI, translated from the coding sequence ATGAATCACTCTAAAACCGAAGAAAAGATTATTCTAGCATTTTGTAATCTTTTACTCATCAAAAAGTTTAAAGATATTAGTATAAAGGACATCATCACAGAAGCTGGGATAGCAAGAACAACCTTTTATAATTACTATGACTCAAAAAAAGAATTCACGGAAGAAGCCGTTAATTTTATTTTTGATGAAATCACATACATCTTAAATGCTGACCTAACCTTTCAATCCGAAGTGTTATTAGAAATGCTTACTTATTTACATCATAATAAAGAAATTACCTTAGTCTTCATCAATAAGATTCCAAATATTAAAGAGATCGTTCGTGAATATATCAAAACTCAAATATTAAATTCCAATATTCCAAACCTTGACACTCAATTAACTGATGCTTATGGTTTACCATTCAACTATTCCTTAAATATTTACATCGAAACAATTGAGAGTATAATTTTTAGCTGGATCAATAATAATTTTAAAGAAACTCCTGAACAGATTGTCAAATTCATCAACCATTCCGTAAGAATTTAA
- a CDS encoding collagen binding domain-containing protein translates to MRLKINIFLVSVLMLLTTLTGHTIKAATVTNYSATANLTYNGTPINGTTGDVNIPTYAHLQYSSTITFPDSQAINSGDTYSFDIPKEFRFPGALAPFNIVNKAGTIIGTATVNALSTPNNLTVTFNDFYSKVNENKNMTLSFDLIANNNTLTNGEKVNTVIPNTNQPASFTFGSNKNVTPGSAINNYTFKYSYHDTINQDVIHWVVIANAIQDPIENLVVTDTLGSNQYMTAEDKAGLRFRELEIKENDPIDSESEAKGRTITASLRDQVVYTPTDNSTSFTYATTNNNFTTINGKDYGHAYYITYTTHINRQQAGSQSKFTNTVNLSGSNLTQKTQTANYTDDNATGTGDAICSSYFRNTKTSQRSRPISKSIRIWSLQ, encoded by the coding sequence ATGAGATTAAAAATAAATATTTTTTTAGTTTCTGTTTTAATGCTGCTTACAACACTAACAGGTCACACGATCAAAGCAGCAACAGTTACAAACTACTCGGCAACTGCCAACTTAACCTATAATGGAACGCCAATCAATGGGACTACTGGCGATGTTAATATCCCAACATATGCTCATTTGCAATATTCTTCTACTATTACTTTTCCTGACAGTCAAGCTATTAATAGTGGTGACACTTATAGTTTTGATATTCCAAAAGAGTTTCGTTTTCCTGGAGCGTTAGCTCCATTCAATATCGTTAACAAAGCTGGAACTATCATTGGTACTGCAACTGTTAATGCTTTATCAACACCAAATAACTTGACCGTTACGTTTAATGATTTTTACTCAAAAGTTAATGAAAATAAAAACATGACCTTAAGTTTTGATCTAATTGCAAATAACAATACATTAACAAACGGTGAAAAAGTTAATACTGTTATTCCAAATACAAATCAACCTGCCAGTTTTACATTTGGAAGCAACAAAAACGTCACTCCAGGTAGTGCTATTAACAATTATACTTTCAAATATTCCTATCATGACACAATCAATCAAGATGTGATTCACTGGGTTGTCATTGCAAATGCTATCCAAGATCCAATTGAAAATTTGGTAGTTACAGATACTTTAGGTAGCAACCAATACATGACAGCTGAAGATAAAGCTGGTTTACGTTTCAGGGAACTTGAAATTAAAGAAAATGATCCAATTGATTCTGAATCTGAAGCTAAAGGACGTACTATAACTGCTAGTCTTAGAGACCAAGTGGTTTATACGCCTACTGATAATTCAACGTCATTTACTTACGCTACTACAAATAATAATTTCACAACCATTAATGGTAAAGATTATGGTCATGCTTACTATATTACATACACGACACACATCAATCGTCAGCAAGCTGGCTCACAATCAAAATTTACAAATACTGTTAACCTTTCAGGGTCAAATCTAACGCAAAAAACACAAACAGCTAATTATACTGACGATAATGCAACTGGTACGGGTGATGCTATCTGCTCAAGTTACTTTAGAAACACAAAAACAAGTCAAAGGAGCCGACCTATAAGCAAATCAATTCGAATTTGGTCTTTACAATAG
- a CDS encoding Cna B-type domain-containing protein, translated as MQTTTNAADGKVIFNPLTFNQEGTYHYFIKEIIPTADQQLEGYTYDQGQEDITINVTKDDNNVYSAQVTYGDKQTFVNTYESPKTNITVSKVWDDQNNADKSRPESVKVQLYADGKATQDVITLSEKNNWTYTWKALEQKANEQVISYTVKEVDVPQGYTSQVSQLDNGQFTITNSHTPTTPEKPKEDTPSTPDMPKDNTPKKPNTPSKPSKKPKKDTPKPKSKETKKAIFKASLPKTGEAKHNFLLLLGLLIIGSLSFYLIQHKKN; from the coding sequence ATTCAAACAACTACTAATGCAGCAGACGGTAAAGTAATCTTTAATCCCTTAACCTTTAATCAGGAAGGGACATATCATTACTTCATTAAAGAAATTATTCCAACTGCTGATCAACAACTTGAAGGTTACACTTATGACCAAGGTCAAGAAGATATTACCATCAATGTAACTAAAGATGATAATAATGTTTACAGTGCACAGGTAACCTATGGTGACAAACAAACTTTTGTTAATACTTACGAAAGTCCAAAAACAAATATCACCGTTTCAAAAGTTTGGGATGACCAAAATAACGCCGATAAGAGTCGTCCAGAGTCTGTTAAAGTTCAACTTTATGCAGATGGAAAAGCGACTCAAGATGTCATTACACTTTCCGAAAAAAATAACTGGACTTACACCTGGAAAGCACTTGAACAAAAAGCTAATGAACAAGTTATTTCATACACTGTTAAGGAAGTTGACGTCCCACAAGGTTATACTAGTCAAGTCTCTCAACTAGATAATGGTCAATTCACTATTACAAATAGTCATACACCAACGACCCCAGAAAAACCAAAAGAGGATACACCATCTACTCCAGATATGCCAAAAGATAATACTCCGAAAAAACCAAATACTCCAAGTAAACCAAGTAAAAAACCTAAAAAAGACACGCCTAAACCTAAATCAAAAGAAACTAAAAAGGCTATTTTTAAAGCAAGTCTTCCAAAAACTGGCGAAGCAAAACATAATTTCTTATTACTTTTAGGATTACTAATCATCGGAAGTCTTAGTTTTTATCTTATTCAACATAAGAAAAACTAG
- a CDS encoding TetR/AcrR family transcriptional regulator, with amino-acid sequence MEKDRQIQKTNTAIYNAFINLLQEKDYSKIRVSDIIDLANIGRSTFYAHYESKEVLLKELCEDLFHHLFKQVEPISFEDYLIHILNHFDQNKDSIATLLLSDDPYFLLRFKKELEHDFYPKLRQDYLSNETIPEEFLKQFAISSFVETIKWWLHQRKRLSAKQLLQYYLIMIEN; translated from the coding sequence ATGGAAAAAGATAGACAAATTCAAAAAACCAATACAGCTATTTACAATGCCTTTATCAACCTTTTACAAGAAAAAGATTATTCTAAAATAAGAGTGAGTGATATTATTGACCTTGCAAATATTGGAAGATCTACTTTCTATGCTCATTATGAAAGTAAAGAAGTTCTACTTAAGGAATTATGTGAAGATTTATTTCATCATCTGTTCAAGCAAGTTGAGCCAATATCATTTGAAGATTATCTGATTCATATTTTAAATCATTTTGATCAAAATAAAGATAGTATTGCGACTTTACTATTATCCGATGATCCCTATTTTTTACTTCGGTTTAAAAAGGAATTAGAACATGATTTTTACCCAAAACTTCGACAAGACTACCTTTCAAATGAGACCATCCCAGAAGAATTTTTAAAGCAATTTGCCATCTCTTCCTTTGTTGAAACAATCAAATGGTGGTTACATCAAAGAAAACGCTTGAGTGCTAAACAACTCTTACAATATTATTTGATAATGATAGAAAACTAA
- a CDS encoding cation diffusion facilitator family transporter, which translates to MTASKKVAIAFILNFSFSIIEFIFGNLFLSGAILADAVHDFGDAIAIGISAILEKKAAQGEDSKFTLGYKRFSLLGAIITSLILISGSTWVLIENIPRLWHPNPVNYQGMFLLAIVAIVINGLASFVIHSGQTKNEEILSLHFLEDILGWLVIIILAIILNWKSWYILDPILSIAISLFIFTKAIPKCWSNLTIFLDGVPETIDYHSLYQTLANLPQIDSINQLNIWSMDGFDNRATIHCCLNSYCSEADCKEAIRQVCKDFQIHSVTVEIDQSLSQHQKHCQT; encoded by the coding sequence ATGACAGCAAGTAAAAAAGTGGCTATAGCATTTATTTTGAACTTTAGCTTTTCAATCATCGAATTTATTTTTGGAAACCTCTTTTTGTCAGGTGCAATCTTAGCAGATGCTGTTCATGATTTTGGTGATGCTATTGCTATTGGCATCTCTGCTATTTTAGAGAAAAAAGCAGCTCAAGGTGAAGATTCAAAATTTACATTAGGTTATAAGCGGTTTAGCCTTTTAGGAGCTATTATTACAAGTCTCATCCTGATTAGCGGTTCTACTTGGGTACTCATTGAAAATATACCAAGATTATGGCATCCAAATCCTGTGAATTATCAGGGAATGTTTCTTTTAGCTATTGTTGCCATTGTCATTAATGGCTTGGCTAGTTTTGTCATTCATTCAGGTCAGACAAAAAATGAGGAAATCTTAAGTTTACATTTTTTAGAAGACATTCTTGGTTGGTTAGTTATTATTATCTTAGCTATTATTTTAAACTGGAAATCTTGGTATATCCTTGACCCTATCCTATCCATTGCTATTTCTTTATTCATTTTTACAAAAGCTATTCCAAAATGTTGGTCTAATCTAACCATTTTCTTAGACGGTGTTCCTGAAACAATCGACTATCATTCTTTGTATCAAACACTAGCCAACCTTCCTCAAATAGATTCCATCAATCAACTTAATATTTGGTCTATGGACGGATTTGATAATCGAGCAACCATACATTGTTGTCTAAACAGCTACTGTTCTGAAGCTGATTGTAAAGAGGCAATCCGTCAAGTTTGTAAAGATTTTCAAATTCATTCCGTCACAGTTGAAATTGACCAATCTCTCTCTCAACATCAAAAGCATTGTCAAACCTAA
- a CDS encoding YbaK/EbsC family protein: protein MDLFFRPIKENDSLLPSTVSKFIGSLEKANQIKVAEIDPQFADGKALSQAYNVPIEMEYNCLVVEAKRQKNKQLAAVLVPREKRINMNATLKRPLNASKVSFANLKEVLEKTTMEFGSITPVGLPKDWPILVDKSVQEQSEIIVGGGYVHSKLKISVESLQAFPNEVLFIEVLAKD from the coding sequence ATGGATTTGTTTTTCCGTCCTATCAAAGAAAATGATAGTTTGTTACCTAGTACCGTCTCAAAATTTATTGGCTCGTTAGAGAAGGCCAATCAGATTAAAGTTGCTGAGATCGATCCACAATTTGCAGATGGCAAAGCATTAAGTCAAGCTTATAATGTTCCAATTGAAATGGAATATAATTGTCTAGTAGTAGAAGCAAAAAGACAAAAAAACAAGCAACTAGCTGCTGTTCTGGTCCCTCGTGAAAAGCGCATTAATATGAATGCAACTCTAAAAAGACCCTTAAATGCCAGTAAAGTGTCCTTTGCTAACCTTAAAGAAGTTTTGGAAAAAACGACTATGGAGTTTGGTAGTATCACACCTGTGGGTTTACCAAAAGATTGGCCTATCCTAGTAGATAAATCAGTACAAGAACAATCAGAAATTATTGTAGGTGGTGGCTATGTTCACTCTAAATTAAAGATATCGGTGGAAAGTCTTCAAGCATTTCCAAATGAAGTCTTGTTTATTGAGGTCTTAGCAAAAGACTAG
- a CDS encoding AzlD domain-containing protein, translating to MVNNYILMAIFLGFLVSWVPRVLPFIFVKYKGLPDSVLSFLKFLPVSILFALTFSSFFTVKIGTLPSLKWLDLLAGVPTLFVTIRYRNLFYTVLTGIVAMALLRLILT from the coding sequence ATGGTAAATAACTATATCTTAATGGCCATTTTTTTAGGTTTTCTTGTCTCGTGGGTTCCAAGGGTTTTACCTTTTATTTTTGTAAAATATAAAGGATTACCTGACAGTGTTTTATCTTTCTTGAAATTTCTACCAGTATCTATTTTATTTGCCTTGACTTTTTCAAGTTTTTTTACAGTTAAAATAGGGACACTTCCAAGTTTGAAATGGTTGGATTTACTAGCTGGGGTGCCAACTTTATTTGTGACAATACGCTATCGTAACCTTTTTTACACTGTATTAACAGGAATTGTTGCTATGGCATTATTAAGATTAATTTTGACGTAA
- a CDS encoding AzlC family ABC transporter permease: MTEKGFQDGVKAALPTAMGYVSIGLAFGIVASASDLSVIEVGLMSALVYGGSAQFAMCALLLTHANLVTVTLTVFLVNLRNMLMSLHATTIFKKTSLVNNIGIGTLITDESYGVLLGEALENRNVSAKWMHGNNVMSYLTWVISTMVGTLLGNAVPNPEVFGLDFALVAMFIGLFVFQLIAMLSEEKKLIVSILVAVGLSYYLLSIFLSGALSVLVATLIGCSVGVMFDGK, from the coding sequence ATGACTGAAAAGGGATTTCAAGATGGTGTTAAAGCAGCTCTCCCAACGGCGATGGGCTATGTTTCCATTGGATTAGCTTTTGGTATCGTTGCATCAGCATCAGATTTGTCTGTGATTGAGGTTGGATTAATGAGTGCACTGGTTTACGGTGGCTCTGCCCAATTTGCGATGTGTGCTTTGTTGCTGACGCATGCAAACTTAGTAACTGTTACTTTGACCGTTTTTCTTGTCAATTTAAGAAATATGCTCATGAGTCTACATGCAACAACGATTTTTAAAAAAACCAGCCTAGTCAATAATATTGGAATTGGAACTTTAATTACTGATGAAAGTTATGGTGTCTTATTGGGGGAAGCTCTTGAAAATAGGAATGTTTCAGCTAAATGGATGCATGGCAACAATGTCATGAGTTACCTAACATGGGTTATTTCTACTATGGTTGGGACCTTACTTGGGAATGCTGTTCCAAATCCTGAAGTCTTTGGTTTAGATTTTGCATTAGTGGCAATGTTTATTGGCTTATTTGTTTTTCAACTAATAGCTATGTTATCTGAAGAAAAGAAATTAATAGTCTCTATTTTGGTCGCAGTAGGATTAAGTTATTACCTATTGTCAATCTTTTTATCTGGTGCTTTATCTGTTTTGGTTGCGACTTTGATTGGTTGTAGTGTAGGAGTAATGTTTGATGGTAAATAA
- a CDS encoding Cof-type HAD-IIB family hydrolase encodes MKTKHIFLDMDGTLLNTKGRISADNAQLIRKANIPLTLVSARAPIEMKEAIDALNLDGLQVGFNGGLVYQYKDNQVHVIRELPLEIADTEQLLNYINQYFPHISQSYYTKDQWLTYKMDAGIDYESQLTLQEPTLIGEDLYLKPQKGVFKIMLIVFEPEKMAFLKESLLALDLPNVSIQQSGSYYLEITHREAKKSNGIDFIVDLENLPFESLAAFGDGNNDIPMFERVATPIAMQNAPEEIRVQAKHVTKTNDENGVGHGIHDFLLT; translated from the coding sequence ATGAAAACAAAACACATATTTCTTGATATGGATGGCACCTTATTAAATACCAAAGGAAGAATTTCAGCTGATAACGCACAATTGATAAGGAAGGCCAATATTCCTTTAACTTTGGTATCTGCACGTGCACCAATTGAAATGAAAGAAGCTATTGACGCTCTTAATCTGGATGGTTTGCAGGTTGGTTTTAATGGCGGACTTGTTTATCAATACAAGGACAATCAAGTTCACGTCATTAGAGAGTTACCTCTTGAAATTGCGGATACTGAACAATTACTAAACTACATCAATCAGTATTTTCCACATATTAGCCAGTCCTATTACACTAAAGACCAATGGTTAACCTACAAGATGGATGCGGGAATCGACTATGAAAGTCAACTAACTTTACAAGAACCTACTTTAATTGGTGAAGATCTTTATTTAAAACCTCAAAAAGGTGTCTTTAAAATAATGCTCATTGTGTTTGAGCCAGAAAAAATGGCATTTTTAAAAGAAAGTTTATTGGCTCTTGATTTACCAAATGTGTCTATTCAGCAATCTGGTTCTTATTACTTAGAAATAACACACAGAGAAGCTAAAAAATCAAATGGTATTGATTTTATTGTTGATTTAGAAAACCTTCCTTTCGAAAGTTTAGCTGCCTTCGGTGATGGGAATAATGATATTCCAATGTTTGAACGTGTTGCAACCCCAATTGCTATGCAAAATGCACCTGAAGAAATTCGTGTCCAAGCAAAACACGTCACCAAAACAAATGATGAAAATGGTGTAGGTCATGGCATACACGACTTTTTGTTAACATAA
- a CDS encoding LacI family DNA-binding transcriptional regulator, which yields MVSIREIAKLTGYSPSTISRYINQSGYVSKEAAEMIQKVISEKHYYPNQSAIDLSSGHTRKIGVVVPHTKHYYFTEIIRGMIEMALSSQYQLVILPSDYDVDKELAYLDQLRSKALEAIVFTSRAISLETIESYQPYGQIVCLEKTDKPNLSSVYINRYTGYLGLFSYLKTKPIKRMALFFTRNDEISETYRETMSYCQNLLPSVSCHTFGHLSQYEDATIAFNYLNLEEPFDCVLSNSDDLAAGLLEIYSEKGLTTPLIVSQEAQLSGKLQKIPSIKNQTYRLGMKAFKAAISKDVKTQSLSSTFLEKR from the coding sequence ATGGTATCTATCAGAGAAATTGCAAAACTAACTGGATACTCCCCTTCTACTATATCACGTTATATTAATCAATCGGGATACGTCTCTAAAGAGGCTGCTGAAATGATTCAAAAGGTGATTTCTGAAAAGCACTATTACCCAAATCAATCTGCAATTGATTTAAGTAGTGGTCACACGCGCAAAATAGGGGTTGTTGTTCCACATACAAAACATTATTACTTTACTGAAATAATACGCGGTATGATTGAGATGGCTTTATCTAGTCAATATCAATTAGTTATTCTTCCTTCTGACTATGATGTCGATAAAGAATTAGCTTATCTTGATCAACTCCGTTCAAAAGCCTTAGAAGCTATTGTTTTCACATCAAGAGCTATTAGTTTAGAAACCATAGAATCTTATCAGCCATATGGTCAGATTGTTTGTCTTGAAAAAACAGATAAACCAAATCTATCGTCTGTTTACATTAATCGCTACACAGGTTATCTAGGGTTATTTTCTTACTTAAAAACAAAACCAATCAAAAGAATGGCACTATTCTTCACAAGAAATGATGAAATCAGTGAGACTTATAGAGAAACAATGTCGTATTGTCAAAATCTCCTTCCGAGCGTTTCTTGTCACACTTTTGGACACCTTTCTCAATATGAAGATGCAACAATTGCTTTTAATTATTTAAATCTGGAGGAACCTTTTGATTGTGTCTTATCTAATAGTGATGATTTGGCTGCTGGATTACTGGAAATTTATTCAGAAAAGGGACTAACCACCCCTTTGATTGTTAGCCAGGAGGCACAATTATCTGGAAAACTTCAAAAAATTCCAAGTATTAAGAACCAAACTTATCGTCTTGGTATGAAAGCATTTAAAGCTGCTATTTCTAAAGATGTTAAAACACAATCCTTATCTTCAACCTTTTTAGAGAAACGTTAA
- a CDS encoding Cof-type HAD-IIB family hydrolase: MSTVNLILSDIDGTLLTSEHTIDSELKATLTQTKHPFVLASARSPKGMFPIVEELGLKDNPIVCYNGALIIKKNDKAYDILSQHALIKNDIYVLLEKIESQFPDVSVSLYSHDEWLIEKDDYWVQQEADITKQKPTKTDFKTFLAEPMTQVHKLLLISDAKEINELLLTLKAMSFEDFSCYLSKDNYLEITTNSVSKENALKEIAAYYHVPIEETMAIGDNYNDILMIQLAGVGVAMGNAPEDVKLASDWITSDNNHNGLSRAINQCFK, translated from the coding sequence ATGTCTACAGTAAATTTAATATTAAGTGATATTGATGGTACATTACTAACAAGTGAGCATACTATTGATTCAGAACTAAAAGCAACTTTAACACAAACCAAGCATCCATTTGTCTTGGCATCTGCACGCTCCCCAAAAGGGATGTTCCCTATTGTTGAAGAGCTTGGACTAAAGGACAACCCAATTGTGTGTTACAATGGTGCCTTAATTATTAAGAAAAATGATAAAGCTTATGATATTTTGAGTCAACACGCTCTGATAAAAAATGACATTTATGTATTACTTGAAAAGATAGAATCACAATTCCCGGATGTCTCTGTTAGTCTTTATAGTCATGATGAATGGCTAATTGAAAAAGATGATTATTGGGTTCAGCAAGAAGCTGACATTACAAAGCAAAAGCCTACAAAAACTGATTTCAAGACTTTTTTGGCTGAACCAATGACTCAGGTTCATAAGTTGCTTCTTATTTCTGATGCTAAGGAAATAAATGAATTATTACTCACTTTGAAGGCTATGTCATTTGAAGATTTTTCGTGCTATTTATCAAAAGATAATTATTTGGAGATAACAACAAACTCAGTTTCAAAAGAAAATGCTTTGAAAGAGATAGCTGCCTACTATCATGTTCCAATTGAAGAAACCATGGCTATTGGTGATAATTATAATGATATCCTGATGATTCAATTAGCAGGAGTTGGAGTTGCTATGGGGAATGCTCCAGAAGACGTGAAATTAGCTTCAGATTGGATTACCAGTGATAATAATCATAATGGACTTTCAAGAGCGATTAATCAATGTTTCAAATAA
- a CDS encoding DeoR/GlpR family DNA-binding transcription regulator: MYQEERLEKMLQVLRQSEKLSSKEAMTQFNVSRDTIRRDFEILAKRQLATRTHGGILLKHDLQAMESFKERVTKANSEKVKIAKQTNQLLTPDKLCFFDVSTTVLALAQIIDKKLTIYSHSLDNALLFADRSEVDFHLLGGQFYSKNRFYFGFSEAEVLSKMSFDFVVIGAAGLKDGLVSYEDESDTYLKKQVMQNAKCKILVAEKSKCYQTSHHILGNINNFDYFVTNQAPDEAFKQLLAPTLKVIY, encoded by the coding sequence ATGTACCAAGAAGAAAGACTAGAAAAAATGCTCCAAGTATTGCGACAATCTGAAAAACTATCTAGTAAAGAAGCGATGACGCAATTCAATGTTTCAAGAGATACCATACGGCGAGACTTTGAAATTCTTGCAAAAAGACAACTTGCTACACGAACACATGGTGGCATACTATTAAAACATGACTTACAAGCAATGGAATCTTTTAAAGAGAGAGTGACAAAAGCGAATTCTGAAAAAGTTAAAATTGCAAAGCAAACCAATCAATTACTAACACCAGATAAACTGTGTTTCTTTGATGTGTCAACAACAGTTTTAGCATTAGCTCAAATAATAGATAAGAAGTTGACAATTTACTCTCACTCTCTAGATAATGCTTTACTATTTGCAGATAGATCTGAGGTAGATTTTCACTTATTAGGTGGACAATTCTATTCCAAAAATCGTTTTTACTTTGGTTTTTCTGAAGCTGAAGTGTTATCCAAAATGAGTTTTGATTTTGTGGTTATTGGGGCTGCAGGATTAAAAGATGGTTTGGTCTCATATGAGGATGAGTCTGATACTTATCTAAAAAAACAGGTAATGCAAAATGCAAAATGCAAAATATTAGTTGCAGAAAAATCAAAATGTTATCAAACATCACATCATATATTAGGAAATATTAATAATTTTGATTATTTTGTCACTAACCAAGCCCCTGATGAGGCATTTAAACAATTACTAGCCCCGACTCTAAAAGTGATTTATTAG
- a CDS encoding NAD-dependent epimerase/dehydratase family protein has protein sequence MTKRKIVIAGGTGFVGQGIIKCLDTNQYDIHSLSRHPFKGEHKEVHYHVIDLKDTRQLEKILDGADWVIDAIGILFANPRKNQTYQKNSIEPAKALINGVQKDQKTKFLFISANTAPFFLKDYIKAKREVERYGFEQLKNRQHVVYPGLIYDKDRREIFYLGKAISLFSSVNFVTKCRVIQRKDFALEVKSILEEKSSYLENKI, from the coding sequence ATGACAAAACGAAAGATTGTGATTGCTGGAGGAACGGGTTTTGTTGGTCAGGGGATTATCAAGTGTTTAGATACAAACCAATATGATATTCACAGTCTGTCACGTCATCCTTTTAAAGGCGAGCATAAAGAAGTTCACTATCATGTCATTGATTTAAAAGATACAAGACAATTAGAAAAAATCCTCGATGGTGCAGATTGGGTCATTGATGCTATTGGGATTCTTTTTGCTAATCCCCGTAAAAATCAAACTTACCAAAAAAATAGTATCGAACCAGCAAAAGCATTAATTAATGGTGTCCAAAAAGACCAGAAAACAAAGTTTCTTTTTATTTCCGCAAATACAGCACCATTTTTTTTGAAAGATTATATAAAAGCCAAACGAGAAGTTGAACGTTATGGCTTTGAACAATTAAAAAATCGCCAACATGTTGTATATCCAGGATTAATTTACGATAAAGATAGAAGAGAGATTTTCTATCTGGGGAAAGCAATCTCATTATTTTCAAGCGTCAATTTTGTCACAAAATGTCGAGTGATTCAGCGAAAAGATTTTGCTCTGGAAGTGAAGTCTATTTTAGAAGAAAAAAGTAGTTATCTCGAAAATAAAATATGA
- a CDS encoding GNAT family N-acetyltransferase, whose translation MQIRTIQEKDFDQVLEIENSVWTPYNSPVYDRVLTKDDLRKRIGDRAHILVADDNGIIAGCLPYNPMYPFPQGQHVCTFGLAIHPDFQGKGIGRQLIEGLFETAKQNHFSQIAMHVTGGNKTAISLYQKMGFQLECQLTNHLCINGIYHDALIFNKSI comes from the coding sequence ATGCAGATTAGAACCATCCAAGAAAAAGATTTTGATCAAGTACTTGAAATCGAAAACAGCGTCTGGACACCTTATAATTCTCCTGTATATGATAGAGTATTAACCAAAGATGATTTAAGAAAAAGGATTGGAGATAGAGCGCATATTTTAGTTGCTGACGATAATGGCATAATTGCTGGTTGTTTACCTTACAATCCAATGTATCCTTTTCCACAAGGCCAACATGTCTGCACTTTTGGTTTAGCTATCCATCCAGATTTCCAAGGCAAAGGGATTGGTCGTCAATTGATTGAAGGTCTTTTTGAGACTGCTAAACAAAACCATTTTTCACAAATTGCCATGCATGTGACAGGTGGTAATAAAACTGCTATATCACTTTATCAAAAAATGGGATTCCAATTGGAATGTCAGCTTACAAACCATCTCTGTATCAACGGGATTTATCACGATGCTTTAATTTTTAATAAATCCATTTAA